In the genome of Ensifer adhaerens, one region contains:
- a CDS encoding RND family efflux transporter, MFP subunit, with translation MQKTLMVAGILALAHPAMAGSLTLQPSDMTEWKAVYGQVEAKDTVPARARIGGVITELDVTEGDVVKAGQKIAVVRDDKINFQLAAYDAQLQALQTQLANAQSELARGTALIGKGITTQQQLDQLKTSVDVLGSQIVALQAQRSVSVEQQKEGDVLAPANGRVLQVPVTKGAVIMGGEPVATVGGGGFFLRLAIPERHAAALKQGASIHISAGGAKETGKLVKIYPEITNGRVAADVEVAKLSSDFVNARVLVEIPVATRKALLVPKDAVVTRSGIDFVTVEENGQPVERAVILGETMEDSNPPMVEVLTGLAAGDTVVTPK, from the coding sequence ATGCAAAAGACATTGATGGTCGCCGGCATTCTTGCGCTCGCGCATCCGGCGATGGCCGGTTCGCTTACCTTGCAGCCGAGCGACATGACCGAGTGGAAGGCCGTCTACGGTCAGGTCGAGGCGAAGGACACTGTTCCGGCACGCGCTCGCATCGGGGGCGTCATCACCGAGCTTGATGTGACCGAAGGCGATGTCGTGAAAGCCGGTCAGAAGATTGCCGTCGTGCGCGACGACAAGATCAACTTCCAGCTCGCCGCCTATGACGCGCAATTGCAGGCCCTGCAAACGCAGCTTGCCAATGCGCAGTCGGAGCTGGCCCGCGGCACGGCGCTGATCGGCAAGGGCATCACGACCCAGCAGCAACTCGATCAGCTGAAGACCAGTGTCGATGTGCTGGGCAGCCAGATCGTGGCGCTGCAGGCGCAGCGCTCCGTCTCGGTCGAGCAGCAGAAGGAAGGCGACGTGCTGGCGCCGGCCAATGGCCGCGTGCTTCAGGTTCCCGTCACGAAGGGCGCGGTCATCATGGGCGGCGAACCCGTCGCGACCGTCGGCGGAGGCGGCTTCTTTCTCAGGCTCGCCATTCCCGAACGGCATGCCGCCGCCCTGAAGCAGGGCGCGAGCATTCACATTTCGGCGGGCGGCGCCAAGGAGACCGGCAAGCTCGTCAAGATCTATCCGGAAATCACCAATGGCCGTGTCGCCGCCGATGTCGAGGTGGCCAAGCTCAGTTCCGATTTCGTCAATGCCCGCGTGCTGGTGGAGATACCGGTGGCGACGCGCAAGGCGCTTCTCGTGCCGAAGGATGCGGTCGTGACCCGTTCCGGCATCGATTTCGTCACCGTTGAAGAGAATGGCCAGCCGGTCGAGCGCGCCGTCATTCTCGGCGAAACGATGGAAGACAGCAATCCGCCCATGGTCGAGGTTCTGACCGGCCTTGCCGCCGGCGATACCGTGGTGACACCGAAATGA
- a CDS encoding EF hand yields the protein MSNYTRRTVSTALALALALMAGSAWAQQGAGPGRKGPPENTPFESIDSDGNGRLSQAEVNTWAEGVFGAMDSNSDGKLTMEEYMAVRMGPGAAGTGNAKRQAQMQAAKADRFKVMDTDHDGMVSHDEFMAGAQARFAAAGGQKGSVNRKNWMKSQ from the coding sequence ATGTCAAACTACACACGACGGACTGTATCAACGGCGCTGGCCTTGGCCTTGGCCTTGATGGCCGGCAGCGCCTGGGCACAACAAGGCGCCGGACCGGGGCGCAAGGGGCCGCCAGAGAACACGCCCTTCGAATCCATCGACTCGGACGGCAACGGACGACTTTCGCAGGCCGAGGTCAATACCTGGGCCGAAGGCGTGTTCGGCGCGATGGATTCAAATTCCGACGGCAAGCTGACGATGGAAGAATACATGGCCGTGCGGATGGGGCCTGGCGCTGCCGGCACCGGCAATGCGAAGCGGCAGGCGCAAATGCAGGCGGCCAAGGCCGATCGCTTCAAGGTCATGGACACCGACCATGACGGCATGGTGAGCCATGACGAGTTCATGGCCGGCGCCCAAGCGCGCTTCGCTGCCGCCGGCGGCCAGAAAGGCAGCGTCAACCGGAAGAACTGGATGAAGTCCCAGTAA